Proteins encoded together in one Saccopteryx leptura isolate mSacLep1 chromosome 7, mSacLep1_pri_phased_curated, whole genome shotgun sequence window:
- the LOC136379052 gene encoding uncharacterized protein, with the protein MARSGDNVSCLVGKPPVGTPPVSTPPVGTSPVGTPPVGTPPVGTPPVTTPSVSTPPVGTPPVSTPPVGTPPVTTPPVGTPPVGTLSMTTPPVSTPPVTTPPVSTPPVNMPPVGTSPVGTPPVGTPPVGTPPVGTPPVSTPPVGTLPVTTPPVSTPPVVTPPVNMPPVGTPPVDILPVSTPPVGTPPVGTPPVGTSPVVPPCANRAPSQSITETHREASSNRRASVSAASLLSEQLVSPQRQQEGPVTTKSVIPMFDPGLVW; encoded by the exons ATGGCGAGGTCAGGGGACAACG TCTCATGCCTTGTGGGCAAGCCCCCtgtgggcactcctcctgtgagCACGCCCCCtgtgggcacatctcctgtgggCACACCCCCtgtgggcactcctcctgtgggCACACCCCCTGTGACCACGCCCTCTGTGAGCACGCCCCCtgtgggcactcctcctgtgagCACGCCCCCtgtgggcactcctcctgtgacCACACCCCCTGTGGGCACACCCCCTGTGGGCACACTCTCTATGACCACACCCCCTGTGTCCACACCCCCTGTGACCACACCCCCTGTGAGCACGCCCCCTGTGAACATGCCCCCTGTGGGCACGTCCCCTGTGGGCACGCCCCCtgtgggcactcctcctgtgggCACGCCCCCtgtgggcactcctcctgtgagCACGCCCCCTGTGGGCACACTCCCTGTGACCACTCCCCCTGTGAGCACGCCCCCTGTGGTCACGCCCCCTGTGAACATGCCCCCTGTGGGCACACCCCCTGTGGACATTCTTCCTGTGAGCACGCCCCCtgtgggcactcctcctgtgggCACGCCCCCTGTGGGCACATCCCCTGTGG TACCCCCGTGCGCAAACAGGGCCCCTTCACAGTCAATAACAGAAACCCACAGAGAGGCTTCCAGCAACAGAAGGGCTAGTGTGTCTGCCGCCTCCTTGCTGAGCGAGCAGCTTGTTAGTCCCCAGCGCCAGCAAGAGGGGCCCGTGACGACCAAGTCCGTGATTCCCATGTTTGATCCAGGCCTGGTCTGGTGA